AGCCCTCTCCTTATGGTCTGAGAGCAGTTCCTCAGCGAGCATCCTGTCTCTCTCTGGGTCGTCTGTGACTGGTCTGGTTCCAGCTATTGGGTATGTTTCAAGAAGGTTGCCCTCAACTCTGAGGAGCATCTCAGGGCTTGAGCCTACTATTTGTCTTTGACCCATCTTCAAGTAGAACATGTATGGTGAAGGGTTTATTGTCCTGAGGGTCCTGTAGAAGTTGATTAGGGGACCCTCGATGTTGAAGCTGTAACGTTTAGATAGAACGACTTGGAAGATCTCGCCTGAGGATATGTATTCCTTCGCCTTCAGAACTGTGTCTGCAAATTCTCTTCGGGATATGTTCAGGTTTGGCCCCGTATATTTGAGACTCACACCCCTGTCCTGTTGTTTCTTCAGTGTATTTTTGAGTTCGTCGAGTCTACTCTCACCTCGATGATAGTAGTAGGCTTCCTTCTCAATATGGTCGAATACTATTCCATCTTTGAATATGGCCATCTCAATATCTGGATATTCTGAATCGTCTATTGCATGGTTCGGTAACCTCTCCCAGTACCTCACCGCATCATATGATATGTAGCCTACAGCGCCTCCTACCAGACGAAATCTACTGAAATTCTGGTGGCATTCACGGATATGTCTTCTCAAAATGCTCAATGGATCAGTTATCTCTTGAATCTTCTCTCTTTTTGAGTCTAGATCTATTACTTTGGCTTTCCCATTCTTTATTGAAACTATCTTCTGCGGTTTGAATCCTAAGAAAGAGTATTTCGCCAGCCTCTCAGGGCCTTCAACAGACTCTAGGAGATATATGTGGTCGTAGTGGGGTTCCAGCCTCTCGAATATGGTTACTGGACTCTCGACGTATGGTATTCTATTGATTCCTAGACTCTCCAAGTCTTGGGATGTCTGGGTCTCTTGGGTTGCTCTCTGTCCAAAGATGATACCCCATTTCTTCTCCTTCCAATGCTATTTTCAAAGAAAAACACATATGATCCATTTAAATCTACCGAGTACATTTATGTACACGTAAACCTAAAAACTCCACACAAAGGTGGGGGGTAGGGGGTGGGGGGTACCAGCCCCATTCACATTCAAGATCCAGACAAGACACATCCAGAGTCCAATCAACCGACACCATCAGACCAATACAACCCCCAAAATCTTAAGAGGATAAGACCCCTATTATCGCCGATACAAGAATGGAATATTATAGAGTTGAGCCTGTCAGGCCGAGCCTCCCAACAAGAAAGATCCTAATCGCAATAATAATCCTATTCGCCGCATTCATCACATGGTCCCTCGGAAGCCAGATGATCTGGTTCTGGCTGAACATGGAGGAGTTCGGCGAACTATTCATCATCCCAATATACTTCGAGCTTGTAGGCGGAATCATCCTGGCGACACTGGCCTTCATGAGGCTCGACATAATAAACAGGCGATCACTGACATGGTGGTTCATCCAACTCATAGCAAACCTAATCAAAGGATACGGATCCATCCCAACATCGAAGATAGACTTCAAAGAATTCAAACTCCCAACCCCAAAATTTCTCATGTGGCAACTTACAAAGATCCTCCTAGGCATGTTCATCTTCAGAGACTACGTCTTCGGAATGGCCGTCTACGCGATGATTCAAGGATGGGATCCAAGATTGAGCGGGGTCTGGTCAATATTCAAACTACCATTCACAAACCCAACCTTGGAAGGCTCCCTCGCAGAGAGAGACGTCATACCCTTGATCCCAACCCTGACATTGATCGTAGGCCCGATACTCGGCGCCATAAGTATCAGACTCATCATCCTCGTCGGTGTAACCCAACTCGCCAGAATATTCACCCCAACCTTTGAGGAGGCAACCGGCGCCAAGCCAGTAGGTCTGAGCTGGAGAATAGCCGCATTCGAGGGCCTGATCTCCATAGCCCTCCTCTGGACAATGTTGAACAGCTTCTTCTCACCAACCATAGACTTCAACACACGTTACATGATAATCGGCCTCGCCGCAGCCGGAGCAGCCCTCGCCATATTCTCCATCACAGACTGGCGATACTCGAAGGGATTCTCAACATTGACGAAGAGAAGAGTCTACATAAGACTGCTCAGCCTCTTCATGATAGCCCTGATAACCGGCTCGGTCACAGCGATAAACAGCAGCATCGCAGATACAAGAAAGATAGAGTGGCTCGGACCATATGTAGCCCAACAGATCACCGTCAACAGGTACCTCGCCGAACTAGACCAGATAAAGGAGATACCTCTCAACTTCACCCCCACAACACCATCCCAGACAGCAACCTCAACATCCGAGGCTTCGAGCAGAATACTTCTGGATAAGATAAGGCTCTGGGACTGGGATGCCGCCTATGCGAAGTTGAAGCCTGAGATAGGCCTCATCCCATACCTAGACTATGAAGACTCAGACATAATAAGGTTCAACGGAACCCTCTACTGGGCCTCTACGATGAAGCCCATACTCCCGAAGACTGTGAAACCTCAGGACCGATGGTACGCTGAACATTTCGTATACACCCATGCACCTGACGGTCTCCTCATGCTCAACGCCCATGACGGAAGAATAATCCAGACAAGCAACTTCTTCAAGCAGAGAAGGATCTATTACGGTGAGGGCGGCTTATTCTCAACGACATGGGCAGCCTACCCAAAGGAGAGGGATAGAAGCGATGAGCTCGACGGCTTCTTCTATAATGGAAAAGGAGGAGTAGACATCAAACCGCCCCTCAGCTGGATATTCGAATTCAACTTCTTCCTAGCCTACCGAGACAAGACGATACACCTGCTACGTTACAGAGACATCTACGATAGGGTGAGCCTCCTCCTACCATACTTCGAATACTACTTCGCAGGAAAGACAATAGACATATTTCCAGTCACAGACGGAGAAAACACCTACTACATAGTACCCCTAATAGTCAGGCTCAACACGAACAAGGTCCCCTGGAGCAACAATAACCCACTCATGAGGCTCGTAGGCTACGTCCTAGTCGACACCTATAACGGCGACATGAAGATCATAATACCAGGCCGAGACTACTTCAGCCAGCTCTTCAAAACCCTATACAAAGAATATGTGACAGAGGAGGTTCCAGAGTGGCTCCATAAACAGACAAGATACCCTGAGGAGCTCTTCAACTGGAGAGTCTCAATGTACAATTACTACCACATAACAGATCCAGCTACATACATAGTCGCCAAAGAGTTTCTTGAGGTTCCAGCAGGGTTGGAAACCTACTACATCATGACCCAACCCCCAGGATTCGACGAACCCGAATTCATGGGCCTACTATCCCTAGAGTTGCGTGGAGCCCTAGGAAGGAACCTTGCAGGATACATGGTGGTTAGAAACGACTATCCAAACCTCGGCGAGATGAGGTTCTACTATCAACCTTTAAAGGAGAGTAGGGTGAAGCTGCTCGGACCCACAGGCGCTATTGAAGCCCTAGAGAAGAACCCTGAATTCGCTCAGCTGAAGACCCTCCTCAGACAACCCAGAATAGGAGACAACATCCTATACAGGATAGGAGACCATGAAGTCTACTTCATCCCAATATACACCGCCGGCGCCGGTGGCGTCGTCGCAGAGTTGGGTGTCGTAGCCTGTGTCGGAGCAGCCTTCACAGGCGAATATTATGTAGGTCTGG
The DNA window shown above is from Candidatus Bathyarchaeota archaeon and carries:
- the trpE gene encoding anthranilate synthase component I gives rise to the protein MESLGINRIPYVESPVTIFERLEPHYDHIYLLESVEGPERLAKYSFLGFKPQKIVSIKNGKAKVIDLDSKREKIQEITDPLSILRRHIRECHQNFSRFRLVGGAVGYISYDAVRYWERLPNHAIDDSEYPDIEMAIFKDGIVFDHIEKEAYYYHRGESRLDELKNTLKKQQDRGVSLKYTGPNLNISRREFADTVLKAKEYISSGEIFQVVLSKRYSFNIEGPLINFYRTLRTINPSPYMFYLKMGQRQIVGSSPEMLLRVEGNLLETYPIAGTRPVTDDPERDRMLAEELLSDHKERAEHVMLVDLARNDLGKVAEYGSVQVPEFMQIHRYSHVQHIVSRVTGRLRQDRDSFDAFKAMLPAGTVSGAPKPRAMEIIDELEPTRRGPYAGAAGYFSFNGNSDFAITIRTLTANKDEAAIQVGAGIVADSDPEREWFETEHKAAALMKALAKAGEEV
- a CDS encoding UPF0182 family protein, which codes for MEYYRVEPVRPSLPTRKILIAIIILFAAFITWSLGSQMIWFWLNMEEFGELFIIPIYFELVGGIILATLAFMRLDIINRRSLTWWFIQLIANLIKGYGSIPTSKIDFKEFKLPTPKFLMWQLTKILLGMFIFRDYVFGMAVYAMIQGWDPRLSGVWSIFKLPFTNPTLEGSLAERDVIPLIPTLTLIVGPILGAISIRLIILVGVTQLARIFTPTFEEATGAKPVGLSWRIAAFEGLISIALLWTMLNSFFSPTIDFNTRYMIIGLAAAGAALAIFSITDWRYSKGFSTLTKRRVYIRLLSLFMIALITGSVTAINSSIADTRKIEWLGPYVAQQITVNRYLAELDQIKEIPLNFTPTTPSQTATSTSEASSRILLDKIRLWDWDAAYAKLKPEIGLIPYLDYEDSDIIRFNGTLYWASTMKPILPKTVKPQDRWYAEHFVYTHAPDGLLMLNAHDGRIIQTSNFFKQRRIYYGEGGLFSTTWAAYPKERDRSDELDGFFYNGKGGVDIKPPLSWIFEFNFFLAYRDKTIHLLRYRDIYDRVSLLLPYFEYYFAGKTIDIFPVTDGENTYYIVPLIVRLNTNKVPWSNNNPLMRLVGYVLVDTYNGDMKIIIPGRDYFSQLFKTLYKEYVTEEVPEWLHKQTRYPEELFNWRVSMYNYYHITDPATYIVAKEFLEVPAGLETYYIMTQPPGFDEPEFMGLLSLELRGALGRNLAGYMVVRNDYPNLGEMRFYYQPLKESRVKLLGPTGAIEALEKNPEFAQLKTLLRQPRIGDNILYRIGDHEVYFIPIYTAGAGGVVAELGVVACVGAAFTGEYYVGLGKTAQEAYVKYLSEVSKIEKPQPKPIEDLEQRRANIINLFREANITLAVPKTLNPHASYLEATVEYTSKEQWNITRRVLEEFIAEWSVRTDKTLMWQEDSKLNFGVLINIKGIVELHYVSVNLETSSGGG